The following nucleotide sequence is from Chlorogloeopsis sp. ULAP01.
AAACCTATGTATTAGATCCTGATTTACAACCAGTTCCCATCGGCGCTTGGGGCGAATTATACATTGGCGGTGTAGGTGTAGCTAGAGGCTATCTGCACCAACCAGAACTCACACAGCAGAAGTTTATCCCTAATCCTTTTAGCAATCTACCAGATTCTCGACTTTACAAAACAGGTGATCGAGTACGCTACCGTAGCGATGGTCAACTAGAATTCAATGGTCGGATTGATAACCAAGTCAAAATTCGCGGCTTCCGCATTGAGCTTGGGGAAATCGAAGCGGCGATCAACGAACATCCATTAGTACGAGAAGCGATCGTGATTTCCCGCAAAGATCTGTCAGACTCCGAGCAGTTAGTAGCTTATGTAGTCGCCAATACATCTGATGTGGTCACAGATCAATCATCAACATTTGATTTGAACAATCAACAAGCGTCACAGTGGCAAGCAGTTTTTGATAACCTTTACAACGAGTTAGATTCTAACCAACAGTCGGGTTTTTATATCAAAGGCTGGGAAAGTAGCTATACAGGCTTACATCTGCCTGATGCAGAAGTCCGCGAGTGGATGAATCAAACAGTTGAACGGATTTCTAGTCTCAAACCAAGCAAAATCCTAGAAATTGGTTGCGGTGGTAGCGGTCTGATGCTTTTACGCTTTGCGCCTGATTGTACACAATACTGTGCAACTGACATTTCACAAAACGCGCTGAATATTCTCCAGCAACAACTAAATCAGTTAGGGCAAGATTTGTCAGGAGTCAGTTTCATTCAAAAAGCCGCAGATGATTTCACTGGGATGAGTCCAGATACTTTTGATGCTGTATTCATCGTTTCCGTAGCCCAATATTTTCCCAGTGTTGAGTATTTATTCAAAGTCTTGGCAGGTGCTGTCAATGTAGTCGAGCCTGGAGGCTGTATATTTTTAGGAGATGTTCGCAATTTCAGCTTACTAGAGGCTTTTCACACCTCTGTGCAACTATATAAAGCACCAGCCTCTCTTGCTGTAGCCAATTTACAGCAACAGGTGCAGAAGCAAATATTTGCCGAGAAACAGTTAGTTATTGATCCCGGCTTTTTCATCGCCTTAAAACAACATCTACCTCAGATTAGTCATGTAGAAATTCATCTGGAACGTGGTCAATTTCATAATGAGTTAACTAAATTTCGCTACGATGTAATTATTCACGTTGGAGAAGCAATTCCTACAGTCGATATTTCATGGTTAGATTGGCAACAAGCTCAGTTGACGCTACCATCTGTCCGCCAATTACTCATCGAGACTGAGCCGGATATTTTAGGAATTGCGAACGTACCTAATGCTCGTGTTTTAACAGATGTCAAAGCTGTAGAATTGCTCCAAAACCCTGGAGATATCACAAATGTGGGAGAGCTACGTCAAGCACTCCAGACAATAGTTACAACTGGGGTAGATCCTGAAGCACTATGGGCTTTGAGTGCAGAATTACCTTATATTGTCGATATTAGCTGGTCAGCTGATAATGTCGATGGTCAATACCAAGTAGTATTTAAAAAGCGCACCATAGCATCACAAATGCCGCCCTTAGTGGTGGCTCCTCCTGGGAGTAAAACAACAATTAGCTCTCAGAATTGGCGTAATTTTGCTAATACTCCACTACAGCAGATGTCGAATACTCAGATTGTGTCATTATTACGGCAGCATTTAGAAGCCAAGCTACCGCAGTACATGATGCCGTCAGCATTTGTGATTCTAGATGGACTCCCTCTGACACCTAATGGTAAAGTCGATCGCCAAGCCTTGCCTGCACCGGGAACGAAAAGACCTGAATTACAAGCAGCTTATCAACCACCTCAAACCGAAGTAGAAAAAACTATTGCTAGTATTTGGCAAGAAATACTGAATGTTGGCGAAGTCGGAATCCATGACAATTTCTTTGAACTGGGTGGTCATTCCTTGCTTTTAATTCAAGTGCATAGCAAGTTGCAAAAAGTATTTCAGCGAGATTTCACCATCGTTGATATGTTTGAATATCCGACTATCAGTCATTTGGCGAAATATTTTACTCAGGAACCTCAAGCAGAAACATCTGTTGTCCCACATTCTCAGCCATCGGAAAATAGAACAGCTTCGGTACAGCGGCGCAAACAAGTCAGGAAAGAACATCGAGCCGCCACCAAGCAAAAAGATATTTAGCTGAATTCAGGCGATCGCTTGGAAAGTGCTGAGTCACCGAAGTTTGCTCAACGGGGGGAAAATACGCACGCAACTTCTCGCTGAGTCAAACTACTAAATAAGGTACCCATTCTCAATCGCGCTCCAGCTTACTATACAAGTTTCTTCATTTCACACTTCATACTTCTTTATGACCTCCAGCAGCCAAGAAATACTCAACAAAAATTCCCTTTTTGAATCAGAACCAGCATTACATGATGATGTCGCCGGACAAATCATGCAAATGTTCACTTCATTCAATCAGGTCAACTCCCTTGAGCAACAAATAGACGCGATAACTGAAAATATTTCTCAAGTTTTTTTAAGTACTATAGACTCGAATAGCAACATTGATTTAGATTTTCTATTAGAAAAGTTTTCTGATAGTCAAATTCCCATTCACCCGACTAACGTTGAAAGCTATCTCCAATACATCAGTAACAATGTAGTTGCTCATTCTATCCATACATCTTCACCGCGATTTATCGGTCACATGACCTCCGCACTGCCTAGTTTTGTCCGCCCTTTAGCTAAACTCATGACGGCCATGAACCAAAACGCCGTCAAAATAGAGACAGCTAAAGCCCTGAGTTTTTGTGAACGTGAGGCTTTGGCGATGTTGCATCGGCAAATTTATAGTTTCTCGGACGGTTTCTACGATCAACACATTCAAAATAACCTCAGTACACTGGGCATTTTAGTTTCTGGCGGTACAGTGGCAAATATCACAGCACTTTGGTGTGCGCGGAATGCTGCATTAGGGCCAAAAGATGGGTTTCTGGGTGTCGAACAAGAAGGTTTAGCAGCTGCTTTAGATGTTTATGGTTACACAGGAGCAGTTATTATTGGCTCTGACTTAATGCACTACTCCTTTGATAAAGCTGCGGATTTGATGGGTCTCGGTATCCATAGTTTGATCAGAATCCCGACTGACTGTCATAATCGCGTTAACTTACAATTACTGCGCCAAACTGTTACGGAATGTCGTCAGCAAAACTTACTGATTATCGCCATTGTCGGGGTTGCTGGTACTACAGATTCTGGTGGAGTTGATGCTTTAGAAGAGATTGCAGAAATTGCCCAAGCAGCCAATACTCATTTTCATGTAGATGCTGCTTGGAGTGGGCCGCTAATTTTTTCGGAAAAATATCGCTATAAGCTGGCTGGGATAGAAAAAGCAGATTCAGTCACCATTGATGGACATAAACAACTGTATCTGCCAATGGGCATTGGTATGGTCTTTTTCCGCGATCCTTATTTAGCTTCTGCGATCGAAAAGCAAGCCAGTTATACCATGCGTAAAGGGTCATTTGATTTAGGAAAACGAGCTTTAGAAGGTTCTCGCCCAGGCATGGCTTTATTGTTACACGCCGGTTTAAAGCTAATTGGGCTGAAAGGATATGAGTTTTTAATTAATGAAGGAATCCGCAAAACTCAATACATGGCTGCTTGTATTGACGCGATGCCGGAATTTGAATTGTTAGCGGAACCAGATACGAATCTGCTACTTTATCGCTATATTCCAGAGCATTTAAGAGAAGTGGTAGCGAAAAAACAGATAACTAAAATTGACAATCAAATTATTAATAAATTCAATGAATCTTTGCAGAAGACTCAACGACAAATTGGCAATAGTTTTATTTCCAGAACCATCAAAAAAAATCTGAATTCGGGTAATGAATTTCCTGTAGTCGCCATGCGGGCTGTGCTGGCGAATCCTTTAACTACCGAAGCCGATATTCTGGCAGTTTTACACGACCAAATCCAAATCGCCGCCAAAATCACAATTTGAAATTTTCTAGAAGTCGCTGTTTAAATAATTCAACTGATAGAAATGGATAACTTCAATAATTCTCTAACTTTTAATGATGAAATAGCGATAATCGGGATGTCAGGGCGGTTCCCTGGAGCCAAAAACATCGATATTTTTTGGCAAAATCTGTGTAATGGTGTAGAATCAATATCCTTTTTCACTGATAAAGAAGTAGTTTCTGCTGGTGTCAATCCCGCTGTGATTAATGACCCTAATTATGTCAAAGCCAGCGGTATATTAGATGATATAGATTTATTTGATGCTAAATTTTTTGGTTTTTCTCCCAGAGAAGCTGAGTTGACAGATCCACAACACCGCCTGTTTATGGAGTGTGTTTGGTCAGCGCTGGAAAATGCTGGTTATAATTCCGAAAATTATAGTGGCGCAATTGGTCTGTTTGCAGGTGTTGCCTTAAGTACGTATTTGCTTGCTAATTTATATACGCATCGGGATTTGATGGAATCAGAAGATAGTATTACTATTGGCAATGATAAAGATTTTTTAGCAACACAAATTTCTTATAAATTAAATTTAAAAGGGCCAAGTATTAATGTTCAAACCGCCTGCTCTACATCTTTAGTTGCTGTTCATCTCGCTTGCCAAAGTTTGATGAATGGTGAAAGTGATATTGCTTTAGCAGGCGGTGTTTCTATTGGAGTACCGCAAACAACTGGCTATCTTTATCAACCAGGAGGAATTCATTCTCCTGATGGTCATTGTCGAGCCTTTGATGCTCAAGCTCAAGGAACTAATGGTGGCAACGGTTTAGGTGTAGTAGTCTTAAAAAGGTTGGAAGATGCGATCGCAGATGGTGATTGCATTCATGCTGTCATTAAAGGTTCAGCCATTAATAACGATGGTTGTTTAAAGGTTGGCTATACTGCTCCTAGTGTGGAAGGTCAAAGAGAAGTAATTTTAGAAGCTTTAGCCTTAGCTGGTGTTGACCCTGAGACGATTACTTATGTAGAAGCACATGGTACAGGCACTATTTTAGGAGATCCCATTGAAATCAAGGCTCTTACACAAGCTTTTAGTGCTAGTACCAAGAAAAAAGGATATTGTGCAATTGGTTCAGTAAAGACAAACATCGGACATTTAAACACAGCCGCAGGAGTCACAGGCTTAATCAAAACAGTCCTAGCCTTAAAACACCAAAAAATCCCGCCCAGCCTACACTTCCAACAACCAAACCCCGAAATCGACTTCGCCAACAGCCCATTTTACGTCAACAGCCAATTATCAGAGTGGCAAACCAACGGAATACCACGTCGCGCCGGAGTCAGTTCCTTTGGTATCGGTGGAACCAACGCCCATGTCATCTTAGAGCAAGCACCAGTCATTCCACCTTCGAGTTCCTCCCGAACTTGGCAATTATTACTGCTGTCCGCCAAAACCAGCACCGCCCTAGAAACAGCAACTATTAATTTAGCCACTCATTTACAGCAAAATCCAGAAATGAACCTGGCTGATGTCGCCCATACTCTGCAAGTTGGTAGGAGAGCATTTGAGCATCGTCGCATGGTAGTGTGTCGTGACATTGAAGATGCACTCAAAGCCTTAACTAGTCAAGAACCACAACGGGTGTGGACTC
It contains:
- the panP gene encoding pyridoxal-dependent aspartate 1-decarboxylase PanP; protein product: MTSSSQEILNKNSLFESEPALHDDVAGQIMQMFTSFNQVNSLEQQIDAITENISQVFLSTIDSNSNIDLDFLLEKFSDSQIPIHPTNVESYLQYISNNVVAHSIHTSSPRFIGHMTSALPSFVRPLAKLMTAMNQNAVKIETAKALSFCEREALAMLHRQIYSFSDGFYDQHIQNNLSTLGILVSGGTVANITALWCARNAALGPKDGFLGVEQEGLAAALDVYGYTGAVIIGSDLMHYSFDKAADLMGLGIHSLIRIPTDCHNRVNLQLLRQTVTECRQQNLLIIAIVGVAGTTDSGGVDALEEIAEIAQAANTHFHVDAAWSGPLIFSEKYRYKLAGIEKADSVTIDGHKQLYLPMGIGMVFFRDPYLASAIEKQASYTMRKGSFDLGKRALEGSRPGMALLLHAGLKLIGLKGYEFLINEGIRKTQYMAACIDAMPEFELLAEPDTNLLLYRYIPEHLREVVAKKQITKIDNQIINKFNESLQKTQRQIGNSFISRTIKKNLNSGNEFPVVAMRAVLANPLTTEADILAVLHDQIQIAAKITI